Proteins encoded in a region of the Zea mays cultivar B73 chromosome 2, Zm-B73-REFERENCE-NAM-5.0, whole genome shotgun sequence genome:
- the LOC103646219 gene encoding uncharacterized protein, with amino-acid sequence MAESVLRPRHTEAADADEDMLDALEALSRRMAEFVLQDTEDDEAALDAPEAVARRAAEYVLQDTDAADTQASEDNFFFELAETFMQETEAEEAAVEAMVFNAAEEAGEAASEALKAAVEANKL; translated from the coding sequence ATGGCAGAATCCGTCCTCCGACCCCGACACACGGAGGCGGCGGACGCCGATGAGGATATGTTGGACGCGCTGGAAGCCTTGTCACGCCGAATGGCAGAATTCGTCCTCCAGGACACGGAGGACGATGAGGCTGCCCTGGACGCACCGGAAGCCGTCGCACGCAGAGCGGCGGAATACGTCCTCCAGGACACGGACGCGGCGGATACCCAAGCATCGGAGGACAACTTCTTCTTCGAACTCGCGGAAACCTTCATGCAGGAGACGGAGGCGGAGGAAGCCGCCGTGGAAGCTATGGTGTTCAATGCGGCGGAGGAAGCGGGTGAAGCCGCCTCGGAAGCACTGAAAGCCGCCGTGGAAGCTAATAAGCTATAG